One window of the Acidobacteriota bacterium genome contains the following:
- a CDS encoding sigma 54-interacting transcriptional regulator, with protein MTLSPLARTPSENLRRLCLVGGTGSRRMIFPLQPGPNLVGSDLGNHCVVAIPGVSQHHAVLLRGEDSLEVIDQDSKNGTFVNERRVRYSTLELGDRLWIGPVELVVEEVDRDDAELAVVTTGPRASAADSLPSTAEVWHRGRSRREAWAWAVRLLSAELSGRGEETRDELAAVLAELGVSFFCGVEIRDDGEPVVFFSHGRPDDRVLEWLRRLWHERRAGEVFAHGELGALSLRAGGESHTALLLGGAFDSREAREPLLAALHELLLLARRPEVPPKSKAADRTLRFPASYVRGSDPAIRSLHRQIADLARSKISVLICGDTGVGKEMVAKTLHRSSERAAGPFVAVNCAAIPADLLEAELFGIAHGVATGVTSRSGHFQRADGGTLFLDEIGDMPLALQSKLLRVLEERQVAPLGGAAVAVDLRLLAATNCALESRIEAGEFRRDLYYRIAGSLLWVPSLRQRPADLPLLIVEFLRRFAAESGKVVRGITVAAQRELVRRRWPGNIRQLENEIRRLVQVCPSGQAISLATLGEAPRRAHDKGGDLPTLQIAELEGRAIAEALERCGGNRSQAAKLLGLSRFALLRRLKAEKAG; from the coding sequence ATGACTCTCTCGCCCTTGGCCCGAACACCGTCGGAGAATCTTCGTCGTCTCTGCCTGGTGGGCGGCACCGGCTCGCGGCGAATGATCTTTCCGTTGCAGCCGGGGCCCAACCTCGTCGGGAGCGACCTTGGAAATCACTGTGTTGTCGCTATTCCGGGGGTCTCTCAGCACCACGCGGTTCTGCTACGCGGCGAGGATTCTCTCGAGGTCATCGACCAAGACAGCAAGAACGGCACCTTCGTCAACGAACGTCGAGTGCGCTATTCGACTCTGGAGCTCGGTGATCGATTGTGGATCGGGCCTGTCGAGTTGGTGGTGGAGGAGGTCGATCGAGACGACGCCGAGCTGGCGGTCGTCACGACCGGACCGCGCGCCTCGGCGGCCGACTCCCTGCCCTCGACGGCGGAAGTCTGGCACCGGGGGCGATCACGACGGGAGGCCTGGGCTTGGGCGGTTCGCCTCCTCAGCGCCGAGCTCTCGGGTCGCGGCGAGGAGACCCGAGACGAGCTGGCTGCCGTGCTGGCGGAGCTCGGAGTGTCTTTCTTCTGTGGCGTCGAGATTCGGGACGATGGCGAGCCGGTGGTGTTTTTCTCTCATGGTCGGCCCGACGATCGCGTCCTCGAGTGGTTGCGGCGCCTGTGGCACGAGCGGCGGGCGGGCGAGGTCTTTGCCCATGGCGAGCTCGGGGCCCTCTCGCTGCGCGCCGGCGGCGAGAGCCACACGGCGCTGCTGCTCGGCGGTGCCTTCGACAGCCGGGAAGCCCGCGAGCCTTTGCTCGCCGCGTTGCACGAGCTGCTCCTGCTGGCGCGGCGACCGGAGGTGCCCCCGAAGAGCAAAGCGGCGGATCGAACGTTGCGCTTCCCAGCGAGCTACGTTCGGGGCAGCGACCCGGCGATCCGCAGCCTGCACCGTCAAATCGCCGATCTTGCCCGCTCGAAGATATCGGTCCTGATCTGTGGCGACACGGGTGTCGGCAAGGAGATGGTCGCGAAGACCCTCCACCGCTCCTCGGAGCGGGCCGCCGGTCCCTTCGTGGCGGTGAACTGCGCCGCCATACCGGCGGATCTCCTCGAAGCCGAGCTCTTCGGCATTGCCCACGGGGTCGCGACCGGTGTCACGTCGCGCTCCGGTCATTTTCAGCGCGCCGATGGCGGAACGCTGTTCCTCGACGAGATCGGTGACATGCCGCTGGCTCTGCAGAGCAAGCTACTTCGAGTTCTCGAGGAGCGCCAGGTGGCGCCTCTGGGCGGCGCGGCGGTGGCCGTCGATCTCCGTCTCTTGGCGGCCACCAACTGCGCGCTGGAATCCCGAATCGAGGCGGGCGAGTTCCGGCGCGATCTCTACTATCGGATTGCCGGTTCGCTGCTGTGGGTTCCGTCTTTGCGTCAGCGCCCGGCGGATCTGCCGCTGCTGATCGTCGAATTCCTGCGGCGGTTCGCCGCCGAGTCCGGGAAAGTGGTCCGCGGTATCACGGTGGCGGCGCAGCGCGAGCTGGTGCGCCGCCGCTGGCCGGGCAACATTCGTCAGCTCGAAAACGAGATCCGTCGCTTGGTGCAGGTCTGTCCCTCGGGCCAGGCGATTTCCCTCGCCACCCTTGGCGAGGCCCCTCGCAGGGCTCACGACAAAGGCGGAGATCTGCCAACCTTGCAGATCGCGGAGCTCGAAGGCCGGGCCATTGCGGAAGCCCTCGAACGCTGCGGTGGCAATCGCTCGCAGGCGGCCAAGTTGCTCGGCTTGTCGCGCTTTGCCCTCTTGCGTCGACTGAAGGCCGAGAAGGCCGGCTGA
- a CDS encoding diacylglycerol kinase family protein: MIRLLVNPAAGRRLGGRGLDRLAALAASIGAPCEVSASAADLTDRARRAAEEGVERLIVGGGDGTVHHVVQGLADTSCALGILPLGTGNDLATALAVPRRVENALEALVSAPLRSIDLGQAGDRYFAIYSGVGFDSEAARRAHQGQRFLSGRAIYLYAVLRTLVDFVPPRIRIEHDEGVFDDRAMFITLANGPCFGGGMRIAPQARLDDGWLDLVIVRAIPRRTLLRVFPQVYRGRHVDHPAVEMVRTRRALLAVDRPMVPFADGEPLASLDDDPLTLRVAPGALRICRP; this comes from the coding sequence ATGATCCGCCTGCTGGTCAATCCCGCCGCTGGCCGCCGGCTCGGTGGCCGTGGCCTCGACCGCCTGGCGGCTCTGGCTGCCTCGATCGGTGCTCCTTGTGAGGTCAGCGCGAGTGCCGCCGACCTCACCGATCGTGCCCGCCGGGCCGCCGAGGAGGGGGTCGAAAGGCTGATTGTCGGCGGTGGCGACGGCACGGTCCATCACGTCGTCCAGGGCCTTGCCGATACCTCCTGCGCTCTCGGCATCCTGCCCCTCGGAACGGGCAATGATCTCGCCACCGCCCTCGCCGTGCCGCGACGGGTCGAGAACGCCCTCGAGGCTCTGGTGAGCGCCCCTTTGCGCAGTATCGACCTCGGCCAGGCTGGTGATCGCTACTTCGCGATCTACAGCGGCGTCGGCTTCGACAGCGAGGCGGCCCGTCGCGCCCATCAAGGGCAGCGCTTCCTCTCCGGTCGGGCGATCTACCTCTACGCGGTGCTGCGCACCCTGGTCGACTTCGTGCCGCCGCGCATTCGTATCGAGCACGACGAAGGTGTCTTCGACGATCGGGCGATGTTCATCACCCTCGCCAATGGTCCCTGCTTCGGCGGCGGGATGCGGATCGCTCCCCAGGCGCGCCTCGACGATGGCTGGCTCGATCTGGTGATTGTGCGGGCGATTCCCCGACGGACCCTGCTGCGCGTCTTCCCGCAGGTCTATCGCGGCCGCCACGTCGACCACCCGGCGGTCGAGATGGTGCGAACGCGCCGCGCCCTCCTGGCCGTCGATCGGCCGATGGTGCCGTTTGCCGACGGTGAGCCGTTGGCCTCCCTGGATGACGACCCGCTCACCCTGCGGGTAGCGCCTGGAGCGCTGAGAATCTGTCGCCCTTGA